One genomic window of Quercus robur chromosome 6, dhQueRobu3.1, whole genome shotgun sequence includes the following:
- the LOC126689253 gene encoding protein FAR1-RELATED SEQUENCE 7-like yields the protein MVIKAKPVGMIRAIDNVNGEDGGSRLEPQVGLEFDSSDDARECYSLYAKRMGFKIRTGQLYRSRTDGSVSSRRFVCSKEGFQTNSRTGCPAFIRVQRNASGKWVIDHFFKDHNHDLESTGENPTPVMQSKPPIVKNSLADVTQRSKVKLLEDVEDRRPCPSGVINVKRVKRDGDDGQSKVQPFLGLVFNSANEAYQLYHSYGANKGFRVRIGQLFRSRHDGSISSRRFVCSKEGFQHPSRVGCGAYMRIKRQESGTWVVDRLREDHNHGLGTQMETHKGSLNASNRFIEVVNGGLQNKDLVTKYNKNLVKRWREKHNRSDWYHVLFEYFQSKQAEDTGFFHAVEVNGGNCMSIFWADGRSRYSCSQFGDAIVLDTSYKNSVYLVPFATFVGVNHHKQPVLLGCALIADESLESYTWLFKTWLRAMSGRHPLSIIADEDKAIRQAIAEVFPGTHHRFSLWQIKAKEREFLSSMDNGFKCEYEKCTLHSQTADEFDIAWNALLSRYGLKENVWLKEMFESRASWVPLYLRATFFAGISMNESIDSFFGTLLNAQTPIVEFVSRYERGLEQRREEERKEDFDTYNLQAFLQTKEPVEEQCRRLYTLTVFKIFQKELLQSYSYLGFRIYEEGANSRYLLRKCGNDNEKNIVTFCASNLNVSCSCQMFEFEGVLCRHALRVFQILEIREVPSHYILHRWTRNAEYGTVGDAESVGTSQELKALMLWSLRETACKYIEAGSASLEKYKLAYEIMREGGRKLSWQR from the coding sequence ATGGTCATAAAGGCAAAGCCAGTAGGTATGATACGTGCAATAGATAATGTCAATGGGGAGGATGGAGGGTCTAGACTTGAACCCCAAGTGGGGTTAGAGTTTGATTCGTCTGATGATGCACGTGAGTGTTACAGTCTATATGCAAAGCGTATGGGCTTTAAGATTCGGACAGGTCAGCTCTATCGATCAAGAACTGATGGGTCAGTTTCCTCTCGAAGATTTGTTTGCTCAAAGGAGGGGTTTCAGACCAATTCGCGAACTGGTTGTCCGGCATTCATAAGGGTACAAAGAAATGCTTCTGGGAAGTGGGTCATTGACCACTTTTTCAAGGATCACAATCATGATCTTGAATCTACGGGTGAAAACCCCACTCCTGTTATGCAGTCAAAGCCACCTATAGTTAAGAATTCATTGGCTGATGTAACCCAGAGGTCAAAAGTCAAATTGCTTGAGGATGTAGAGGATAGACGGCCATGCCCATCTGGTGTTATTAATGTTAAACGTGTTAAAAGGGATGGAGATGATGGGCAATCCAAAGTTCAACCTTTTTTGGGTCTAGTGTTTAATTCAGCTAATGAAGCATACCAATTGTATCATTCGTATGGAGCAAATAAAGGTTTTAGAGTTCGAATTGGTCAACTGTTTCGCTCGAGGCATGATGGGTCAATTTCATCCAGGCGATTTGTTTGCTCAAAGGAAGGGTTTCAGCACCCATCAAGAGTAGGTTGTGGGGCATATATGCGGATCAAGAGACAAGAATCTGGAACATGGGTAGTGGACCGTCTTCGGGAAGATCATAATCATGGTCTTGGGACTCAAATGGAAACTCATAAAGGCAGTTTGAATGCTTCAAATAGATTCATAGAGGTGGTAAATGGTGGTTTGCAAAATAAAGATTTAGTTACCAAATATAACAAAAACCTTGTAAAAAGATGGCGAGAAAAACACAATCGGAGTGATTGGTATCATGTGCTTTTTGAGTATTTTCAAAGCAAACAGGCAGAAGATACAGGATTCTTTCATGCAGTAGAGGTTAATGGTGGAAATTGCATGAGTATTTTCTGGGCCGATGGGAGATCTAGATATTCTTGCAGTCAGTTTGGTGATGCGATTGTTCTAGATACTTcttacaaaaatagtgtgtatTTGGTTCCTTTTGCTACTTTTGTTGGAGTGAACCACCATAAGCAACCAGTGCTTCTTGGGTGTGCTCTTATTGCTGATGAATCTCTGGAGTCTTACACTTGGTTATTTAAAACTTGGCTTAGGGCAATGTCTGGGCGGCATCCATTGTCAATAATAGCTGATGAAGACAAGGCCATCCGACAAGCAATAGCCGAAGTCTTCCCTGGGACTCATCACCGTTTTTCATTGTGGCAAATTAAGGCAAAAGAACGGGAGTTTCTCAGTTCAATGGATAATGGTTTTAAATGTGAATATGAAAAGTGCACTCTTCATAGTCAGACAGCTGATGAATTTGATATAGCATGGAATGCCCTTCTCAGCAGATATGGTTTGAAGGAGAATGTATGGCTGAAAGAAATGTTTGAAAGCCGTGCAAGTTGGGTACCGCTATACTTACGGGCCACATTTTTTGCTGGCATCTCCATGAATGAAAGCATTGATTCATTCTTTGGCACACTTTTGAATGCCCAAACACCGATTGTAGAGTTTGTTTCACGATATGAAAGAGGTCTTGAGCAACGTcgtgaagaagagagaaaagaggacTTTGACACTTATAACTTGCAGGCTTTTTTGCAGACAAAGGAACCAGTTGAAGAACAATGTAGAAGGTTATATACACTTACGGTGTTTAAGATATTTCAAAAGGAGCTTTTACAAAGCTATAGTTATCTTGGATTTAGGATTTATGAAGAAGGGGCAAACAGTAGATATTTGTTGCGTAAGTGTGGGAACGATAATGAGAAAAATATAGTTACATTTTGTGCATCCAATCTCAATGTGAGCTGTAGCTGTCAAATGTTTGAATTTGAAGGCGTGTTGTGTAGACATGCTTTGAGAGTTTTCCAAATATTAGAAATAAGAGAGGTACCATCTCACTACATCTTACATCGATGGACAAGAAATGCCGAGTATGGTACTGTTGGTGATGCTGAATCAGTGGGAACCTCCCAAGAACTTAAAGCTTTGATGCTATGGAGTTTAAGAGAAACAGCATGTAAATACATAGAGGCTGGTTCAGCATCTCTTGAAAAATATAAACTTGCCTATGAGATTATGCGAGAGGGTGGAAGAAAGCTTTCTTGGCAAAGGTAG
- the LOC126689252 gene encoding pentatricopeptide repeat-containing protein At5g18950, with amino-acid sequence MMARASSSILIFIRQNPRTCQNPNTQIRNLTFETKDGDFKPNPIQEPSQKAQNDFIEIAKEVSRITRTKPRWEQTLLSDFPSFNFTDPQFFNELIRNQNNVLLSLRFFHWLCSWNGFSPDPLSLNALFDALVEAKACNAAKSFIDYTGFKPEPASLELYIQCLFEGGLVEEAFDVFDRLRGVGVCPSIATWNSALLGCLKVGRTDLVWKLYKEMVESSVVAKVDVETVGYLIQAFCEDNKVSKGYELLRQVLEDGLDPGNAAFNDLISGFCKERQYSKVSELLHTMIAKNRDLDIFTYQEVINGLCKQRKQLEAFRVFNDLKDRGYAPDRVMYTTMIHGLCKMGWLGDARKLWFEMIQKGFIPNEYTYSALIHGYFKVGNLEEARNLHKEMFNRGYRETTVSYNTMIAGLCLNGRINEAHELFEEMPRKGVFCDVITYNTLIQGFCKEGKIVESTNLLKELLMQGLQPSTSSFSPLIEKLCEVGDIQEAKKLWDDMQSRGLQPIVCTHEHIITGLCNQGYAAEGMDWLLAMLKCKLKPKKETFERLIQCLSQSDKWDDILLVLDVMFRTGYTLREGICHSLVNKLCKENSHFVKTHLGEIVE; translated from the coding sequence ATGATGGCTAGAGCTTCATCATCTATCTTAATTTTCATTCGCCAAAACCCTCGTACCTGCCAAAACCCTAACACCCAGATCCGAAATCTCACTTTTGAAACCAAAGATGGTGACTTTAAGCCGAACCCAATTCAGGAACCATCACAAAAAGCACAAAATGACTTCATAGAGATTGCCAAAGAGGTTTCTAGGATTACTCGAACAAAACCCAGATGGGAGCAGACCTTGCTCTCTGATTTTCCTTCATTCAACTTCACTGATCCACAGTTTTTCAATGAGTTGATAAGGAACCAAAACAATGTGCTTCTGTCACTCCGTTTCTTTCACTGGCTATGCTCTTGGAATGGTTTTTCGCCTGACCCGTTGTCGTTGAATGCGCTTTTTGATGCGCTTGTGGAGGCTAAGGCCTGCAATGCTGCCAAAAGTTTTATTGATTATACAGGGTTTAAGCCCGAGCCGGCTTCTTTGGAGCTGTACATTCAGTGTCTTTTTGAGGGTGGATTGGTTGAGGAAGCATTTGATGTGTTTGATAGATTGAGAGGGGTTGGAGTTTGCCCATCAATTGCAACTTGGAATTCGGCTTTGTTGGGTTGTCTTAAGGTTGGGAGGACTGATCTTGTTTGGAAATTGTATAAAGAGATGGTGGAATCCAGTGTTGTGGCAAAAGTTGATGTCGAGACTGTTGGGTATCTTATTCAAGCTTTTTGTGAAGATAACAAAGTTTCAAAAGGTTATGAACTTCTTCGGCAGGTTTTGGAAGACGGGTTAGACCCTGGGAATGCTGCTTTTAATGATTTGATATCTGGGTTTTGTAAGGAGAGGCAATATAGTAAGGTATCTGAGCTACTTCACACAATGATTGCAAAGAACAGAGATCTGGATATTTTTACATATCAGGAAGTTATCAATGGGCTTTGCAAGCAACGGAAGCAGCTTGAGGCATTTCGGGTTTTCAATGATCTTAAGGACAGAGGATATGCCCCAGATAGGGTCATGTATACGACAATGATTCATGGTCTTTGCAAGATGGGATGGCTTGGGGACGCTAGGAAGCTGTGGTTTGAGATGATTCAGAAGGGGTTTATTCCAAATGAATACACATACAGTGCACTGATTCATGGGTATTTTAAGGTTGGTAATCTTGAAGAGGCAAGGAATCTGCACAAGGAGATGTTTAATAGAGGTTATAGAGAAACGACGGTGAGTTACAACACAATGATTGCAGGGTTGTGTTTGAATGGAAGGATAAATGAAGCTCATGAGTTGTTTGAAGAAATGCCTCGAAAGGGTGTTTTTTGTGATGTGATCACATACAACACTCTGATTCAAGGCTTTTGTAAGGAAGGGAAGATTGTTGAGAGTACAAACCTATTGAAAGAACTCCTTATGCAGGGTTTGCAGCCATCAACTTCCTCATTTTCCCCCCTTATTGAAAAGCTTTGTGAGGTGGGAGACATTCAAGAAGCAAAAAAGTTGTGGGATGATATGCAAAGTAGGGGTCTGCAACCAATCGTCTGTACTCATGAGCATATCATCACTGGCTTATGCAACCAAGGTTATGCTGCAGAGGGAATGGATTGGTTATTAGCAATGCTGAAGTGTAAGCttaaaccaaagaaagaaactTTTGAGAGATTGATCCAATGTCTCTCACAAAGTGATAAGTGGGACgacattttacttgtattagATGTTATGTTTAGGACAGGTTATACACTTAGAGAAGGCATATGCCATTCTTTGgttaataaactttgcaaagagAATTCCCATTTTGTTAAAACACATCTAGGGGAGATTGTAGAATAA